The following proteins come from a genomic window of Pseudomonas sp. MAG733B:
- a CDS encoding UDP-2,3-diacylglucosamine diphosphatase codes for MTSAELAKPSRKQRVRTLWISDVHLGTRDCQAEHLSQFLKGYHADKIYLVGDIIDGWKLRGGMYWPQAHTNVIRRLLTMSKRGTEVIYVTGNHDEFLRRYSKLILGNIQLVDEAVHVTADGRHLLVIHGDQFDVITRYHRWLAFLGDSAYEITLTLNRWLNHWRARYGYGYWSLSAYLKHKVKTAVSFISDFEEAIAHECVKRELHGVVCGHIHHAEIRKVGEVDYLNCGDWVESCTALIEHWDGTIELYRLADAQARAAQLKAAKVAELA; via the coding sequence ATGACCAGCGCCGAGCTCGCCAAACCCAGCCGTAAACAACGAGTGCGGACCCTGTGGATTTCCGACGTGCATCTTGGCACTCGTGATTGCCAGGCCGAGCACTTGTCGCAGTTTCTCAAGGGTTATCACGCGGACAAGATCTATCTGGTCGGCGACATCATCGACGGCTGGAAACTGCGCGGCGGCATGTACTGGCCGCAGGCGCACACCAATGTCATCCGGCGCCTGCTGACCATGAGCAAGCGCGGCACCGAGGTGATCTACGTCACCGGCAACCACGACGAATTCCTGCGCCGCTATTCGAAGCTGATTCTGGGCAACATCCAGTTGGTGGACGAGGCCGTGCACGTCACCGCTGATGGCCGGCACCTGCTGGTGATCCACGGCGACCAGTTCGACGTGATTACTCGCTACCACCGCTGGCTGGCCTTTCTTGGCGACTCGGCCTACGAAATCACCCTGACCCTCAACCGCTGGCTCAACCATTGGCGCGCGCGTTATGGCTACGGCTACTGGTCGCTGTCGGCGTACCTCAAGCACAAGGTGAAAACCGCGGTCAGCTTCATCAGCGACTTCGAAGAAGCCATCGCCCATGAGTGCGTCAAGCGCGAGTTGCACGGCGTGGTGTGCGGCCACATTCACCATGCCGAGATTCGCAAGGTGGGTGAGGTGGACTACCTCAATTGCGGTGATTGGGTGGAATCGTGCACGGCGTTGATCGAGCATTGGGATGGCACGATCGAGTTGTATCGCCTGGCCGATGCACAGGCGCGGGCGGCGCAGTTGAAGGCGGCTAAAGTCGCAGAATTGGCGTAA
- a CDS encoding HD domain-containing protein, translated as MNANARFTHMKDGTQEDWAIIAADFSAYARQLPTRIAAHLKLLEGDFGGFPVDRLTHSLQTATRAWRDGRDEEYVVCALLHDIGDTLGSYNHPDIAAAILKPFVSAENLWMVEKHGIFQGYYFFHHLGMDRHLREQFSEHPQYKATIEFCAKYDAAAFDPAYDTLPLSFFEPMMERLFAQPKNSIYKAAMQERSPA; from the coding sequence ATGAATGCCAATGCTCGTTTCACCCACATGAAGGACGGCACGCAGGAAGACTGGGCGATCATCGCCGCGGACTTCAGTGCCTATGCCCGCCAATTGCCGACACGGATCGCGGCGCACCTGAAGCTGCTGGAGGGTGATTTCGGCGGTTTTCCGGTGGATCGCCTGACCCATTCCCTGCAAACCGCCACCCGCGCCTGGCGCGACGGTCGCGATGAAGAGTACGTGGTCTGCGCCCTGCTACACGACATCGGCGACACCTTGGGCTCCTACAATCACCCGGATATCGCGGCGGCGATCCTCAAGCCGTTCGTCAGCGCCGAGAATCTGTGGATGGTGGAGAAACACGGGATCTTTCAGGGCTACTATTTCTTCCATCACCTGGGCATGGATCGGCACCTGCGCGAGCAATTCAGCGAACATCCGCAGTACAAGGCGACCATCGAGTTCTGCGCCAAGTACGATGCCGCGGCGTTCGATCCGGCGTATGACACGCTGCCGCTGAGCTTCTTCGAGCCGATGATGGAGCGGTTGTTTGCGCAGCCGAAGAACTCGATTTACAAGGCGGCGATGCAAGAGCGTTCGCCGGCATAA
- a CDS encoding LTXXQ domain protein, whose product MRKTLIALMFAAALPTVAMAMPEGTGPMGGPMDGSRHGGQMHGMHGKGPYSQLDLSREQREQIRKIMGEQMHERKQLVDKYLEKLSPADQKAMKDEMAAKHQKAEADVRAVLKPDQQKKFDEIQKKQAERRAEWAEFKAWKAQQPQKAQ is encoded by the coding sequence ATGCGCAAGACTCTTATCGCTCTGATGTTCGCCGCTGCCCTGCCGACCGTTGCCATGGCCATGCCTGAAGGCACCGGACCGATGGGTGGCCCAATGGACGGTTCGCGCCATGGCGGTCAGATGCACGGCATGCACGGTAAAGGCCCCTACAGCCAGCTGGACCTGAGCCGCGAACAGCGCGAGCAGATCCGCAAGATCATGGGCGAGCAGATGCACGAGCGTAAGCAACTGGTCGACAAATACCTGGAGAAACTCTCCCCGGCCGACCAGAAAGCCATGAAAGACGAAATGGCCGCCAAGCATCAGAAAGCCGAAGCCGATGTGCGCGCCGTATTGAAACCGGATCAACAGAAGAAATTCGACGAGATCCAGAAAAAACAGGCTGAGCGTCGCGCCGAATGGGCAGAGTTCAAGGCCTGGAAAGCGCAACAACCGCAAAAAGCGCAATAA
- a CDS encoding DUF962 domain-containing protein: MENIKRFNSFAEFYPYYLSEHSNSTCRRLHFIGTTLVIFILALTIGRGAWMLLWALPLAGYSFAWIGHFFFEKNRPATFQHPFYSLLGDFVMYRDMILGRVPF, from the coding sequence GTGGAAAACATCAAGCGTTTCAACAGCTTCGCTGAGTTTTACCCGTATTACCTCAGCGAGCACAGCAACAGCACCTGCCGACGCTTGCACTTCATCGGCACCACGCTGGTCATTTTCATTCTGGCACTGACCATCGGTCGTGGCGCCTGGATGCTGTTGTGGGCCTTGCCGCTGGCGGGTTACAGCTTCGCCTGGATCGGGCATTTCTTCTTCGAGAAGAATCGTCCTGCGACGTTCCAACATCCTTTCTATAGCCTGCTTGGCGATTTCGTCATGTATCGCGACATGATTCTGGGGCGCGTGCCGTTCTAG
- a CDS encoding HAMP domain-containing sensor histidine kinase has translation MRSLFWRILASFWLAIALVAGLSILLGHMLNQDAWILSRHPGLNTLAEQWTQTYEAQGEVDAQDLLEQRKRQYHIDVQVLNESGDPVVRGTFPRRAAAFEARQNNDDRRLPWRRLTDEYTSEKTGDTYLFIYRIPHPELNAWHRESLLWPLSALGIALVVLTLFSLLVTFSITRPLSRLRGAVHDLGQTTYQQNSLIKLANRRDEFGVLANDFNRMGSRLQSLIGSQRQLLRDVSHELRSPLARLRIALALAERATPEEREKLWPRLTRECDRLEALISEILVLARVDADNASAEEVDLNSLLNTLQKDAQLGSPDQLVHLEAEAQLSLKGWPTMIERAVDNLLRNAQRFNPVGGLPIEMQALRNGERIVVSVRDHGPGVDAEHLNQLGEPFYRAPGQTAAGHGLGLAIARRAAERHGGNLVLANHPEGGFIASLELPLVPGAVVSP, from the coding sequence GTGCGTTCACTGTTCTGGCGTATCCTGGCCAGCTTCTGGCTGGCCATCGCTCTGGTTGCAGGGCTGTCCATATTGCTCGGGCACATGCTCAACCAGGATGCATGGATTCTCAGCCGCCATCCGGGCCTCAACACCCTGGCCGAACAGTGGACGCAAACCTACGAAGCCCAAGGCGAAGTAGACGCCCAGGACCTGCTGGAACAACGCAAGCGCCAGTATCACATCGACGTCCAGGTGCTCAACGAGAGCGGTGACCCGGTGGTGCGCGGCACCTTTCCGCGCCGCGCCGCAGCCTTCGAAGCGCGGCAGAACAACGACGACCGACGCCTGCCATGGCGACGCCTGACCGACGAATACACCAGCGAAAAAACCGGCGACACCTACCTGTTCATCTACCGGATACCCCACCCAGAACTCAACGCCTGGCACCGCGAAAGCCTGCTCTGGCCGCTGAGTGCATTGGGCATTGCCTTGGTGGTGCTGACCCTGTTCAGCCTGCTGGTGACCTTCTCTATCACCCGCCCTCTCAGCCGTTTACGCGGCGCGGTGCATGATCTGGGGCAAACCACATATCAACAGAACAGCCTGATCAAACTGGCCAACCGGCGCGATGAATTCGGGGTACTGGCCAACGACTTCAACCGCATGGGTTCGCGCCTGCAAAGCCTGATCGGTAGCCAACGTCAGCTGCTGCGAGACGTCTCCCACGAACTGCGCTCCCCGCTTGCCCGGTTGCGCATCGCCCTCGCACTGGCCGAACGGGCCACGCCTGAGGAACGGGAAAAACTCTGGCCGCGCCTCACCCGCGAGTGCGACCGGCTCGAAGCGCTGATCAGTGAAATCCTGGTACTGGCGCGGGTCGATGCCGACAACGCAAGCGCCGAAGAGGTGGACCTGAACTCGCTGCTCAATACCCTGCAAAAAGATGCGCAATTGGGTTCGCCGGATCAACTGGTCCATCTCGAAGCCGAGGCGCAACTGAGTCTCAAGGGCTGGCCGACCATGATCGAGCGCGCCGTCGACAACCTGCTGCGCAATGCCCAACGCTTCAATCCGGTCGGCGGTCTGCCGATTGAAATGCAGGCGTTGCGTAATGGCGAACGGATCGTGGTGAGCGTGCGTGATCATGGGCCGGGGGTCGACGCGGAACATTTGAACCAGCTCGGCGAGCCGTTCTACCGTGCGCCGGGGCAGACAGCGGCCGGGCATGGCCTGGGCCTGGCGATTGCCCGGCGTGCGGCCGAGCGCCATGGCGGGAATCTGGTGCTGGCCAATCACCCGGAGGGCGGGTTTATTGCCAGTCTGGAATTGCCGTTGGTGCCGGGGGCCGTCGTTTCGCCGTAA
- a CDS encoding TrkH family potassium uptake protein has translation MALPTLRLIGFIIGIFLITLAIAMVVPMATLVIFDRTGDLPSFLWASMITFVAGLALVIPGRPEHVHLRPRDMYLLTVSSWLVVCIFAALPFLLTQHISYTDSFFESMSGITATGSTVLNHLDEMSPGILMWRSLLHWIGGIGFIGMAVAILPLLRIGGMRLFQTESSDRSEKVMPRSHMVARLIVAAYVGITILGSLAFWWAGMSPFDAINHAMSAISTGGFSTSDQSLAKWTQPAVHWVAIVIMILGSLPFTLYVATLRGNRRALIKDQQVQGLLGMLLVTWLVLGTWYWWTTQLHWLDALRHVALNVTSVVTTTGFALGDYSLWGNFSLMLFFYLGFVGGCSGSTAGGIKIFRFQVAYILLKANLNQLIHPRAVIKQKYNGHRLDEEIVRSILTFSFFFAITICVIALLLSLLGVDWMTALTGAASTVSGVGPGLGETIGPAGNFATLPDAAKWILSFGMLLGRLEIITVFVLCIPAFWRH, from the coding sequence ATGGCGTTGCCGACCTTACGTCTCATTGGTTTCATCATCGGCATCTTCCTGATAACCCTGGCCATCGCCATGGTCGTACCGATGGCTACGCTGGTGATCTTCGATCGCACCGGCGACCTGCCGTCGTTCCTTTGGGCCAGCATGATCACCTTTGTCGCCGGTCTGGCCCTGGTGATTCCCGGGCGCCCCGAGCATGTACACCTGCGACCGCGGGACATGTACCTGCTGACCGTCAGCAGTTGGCTGGTGGTGTGCATCTTTGCCGCGCTGCCGTTTTTGTTGACCCAGCACATCAGCTATACCGACTCGTTTTTCGAAAGCATGTCCGGGATCACGGCCACCGGTTCGACCGTGCTCAACCATCTGGACGAAATGTCCCCCGGCATCCTGATGTGGCGCTCGCTGCTGCACTGGATCGGCGGCATCGGGTTTATCGGTATGGCGGTCGCGATTCTGCCGCTGCTGCGTATCGGTGGCATGCGGCTGTTCCAGACCGAATCGTCGGACCGTTCGGAAAAGGTCATGCCCCGCTCGCACATGGTGGCGCGCCTGATCGTGGCGGCTTATGTGGGCATCACCATTCTCGGCAGCCTGGCGTTCTGGTGGGCCGGGATGAGCCCGTTCGATGCGATCAACCATGCGATGTCGGCGATTTCCACCGGCGGTTTCTCGACCTCGGACCAATCACTGGCCAAGTGGACGCAACCGGCGGTGCACTGGGTGGCGATCGTCATCATGATTCTCGGCAGCCTGCCGTTCACCCTCTACGTGGCGACCCTGCGCGGCAACCGTCGGGCGCTGATCAAGGATCAGCAGGTGCAGGGCCTGCTCGGCATGTTGCTGGTGACCTGGCTGGTGCTCGGCACCTGGTACTGGTGGACCACGCAACTGCATTGGCTGGACGCGCTGCGACACGTGGCGCTGAACGTGACCTCGGTGGTAACGACCACCGGCTTCGCGCTGGGGGACTACAGCCTGTGGGGCAACTTCTCGCTGATGTTGTTCTTTTATCTGGGCTTCGTTGGCGGTTGTTCCGGTTCGACTGCCGGCGGGATCAAGATTTTCCGCTTCCAGGTGGCCTACATCCTGCTCAAGGCCAACCTTAACCAGTTGATTCACCCGCGCGCGGTGATCAAGCAGAAGTACAACGGTCACCGCCTCGACGAAGAGATCGTGCGTTCGATCCTGACGTTCTCGTTCTTCTTCGCCATCACCATCTGCGTGATCGCGCTGTTGCTGTCGCTGCTCGGCGTCGACTGGATGACCGCCCTGACCGGCGCGGCCAGCACCGTGTCCGGCGTCGGTCCGGGGCTGGGCGAAACCATTGGCCCGGCGGGCAACTTCGCCACCCTGCCGGATGCCGCCAAGTGGATTCTCTCGTTCGGCATGCTGTTGGGCCGACTGGAGATCATTACCGTGTTTGTGCTGTGTATTCCGGCATTTTGGCGTCATTGA
- a CDS encoding response regulator transcription factor: MSELLLIDDDQELCELLSSWLSQEGFQVRACHDGQSARRALAETSPAAVVLDVMLPDGSGLELLKQLRSDHPDLPVLMLSARGEPLDRILGLELGADDYLAKPCDPRELTARLRAVLRRSHPAAVSSQLELGDLCFSPVRGVVSIDEQEFSLTVSESRLLEALLKQPGEPLDKQELAQIALGRKLTLYDRSLDMHVSNLRKKIGPHPDGRPRIVALRSRGYYYSL; this comes from the coding sequence ATGAGCGAGCTGTTACTAATTGATGATGACCAGGAGCTGTGTGAGCTCCTGAGCAGTTGGCTGAGCCAGGAAGGCTTTCAGGTACGTGCCTGTCACGACGGCCAGAGCGCTCGTCGCGCGCTGGCCGAAACCTCTCCGGCAGCCGTCGTGCTGGATGTGATGCTGCCGGACGGCAGCGGCCTGGAACTGCTCAAGCAGTTGCGCAGCGACCATCCGGATTTGCCGGTGCTGATGCTCTCGGCCCGGGGCGAACCTCTGGACCGCATCCTCGGCCTGGAACTGGGCGCCGACGATTACCTGGCCAAGCCGTGCGATCCACGGGAATTGACAGCCCGCCTGCGCGCCGTATTGCGGCGCAGTCATCCGGCGGCGGTGTCCAGCCAGTTGGAGCTGGGCGACCTGTGTTTCAGCCCGGTGCGCGGTGTGGTCAGCATCGACGAGCAAGAGTTTTCCCTCACCGTTTCCGAAAGCCGTTTGCTCGAAGCCCTGCTCAAGCAACCCGGCGAGCCGCTGGACAAACAGGAACTGGCGCAAATCGCCCTCGGCCGCAAGTTGACCCTCTACGACCGCAGCCTCGACATGCACGTCAGCAACCTGCGCAAGAAGATCGGCCCGCATCCTGATGGCCGCCCGCGCATCGTGGCCCTGCGTAGTCGCGGCTATTACTACAGCCTCTGA
- a CDS encoding AraC family transcriptional regulator, whose protein sequence is MRPILTLRQYTEDLIVHSHEHAQLVFGLSGALDFEVDGLGSQVVQQSFVVIPSGFHHACGSANGSRCLVLDVPDDQWIGQSLGEHADASRRLLDNAGRLSLDAGQSQLVDWLANSKVDDPLIAQQGAVLLLASLNNARPESIGGRRLPYAALNAHIDQYAAYPLQVADLARVAGLSSARLHARFVAECGQTPMDYIRSRRLHKAVALLRNSQLPIGEIACRVGYSSQSAFAAAVLREFGASPGKLRREAGDK, encoded by the coding sequence ATGAGACCGATCCTCACCCTGCGCCAGTACACCGAAGACCTGATCGTCCACAGCCACGAGCATGCGCAACTGGTGTTCGGGCTGTCGGGTGCGCTGGATTTCGAGGTCGACGGGCTCGGCAGTCAGGTGGTCCAGCAAAGTTTCGTGGTGATTCCCTCGGGTTTTCATCATGCCTGCGGCAGCGCCAATGGCAGCCGTTGCCTGGTACTGGACGTGCCCGACGACCAGTGGATAGGCCAGTCCCTGGGCGAGCATGCCGATGCCAGTCGACGCTTGCTCGACAACGCCGGTCGTTTGTCACTGGATGCCGGCCAGAGCCAATTGGTCGATTGGCTGGCCAACAGCAAGGTCGATGACCCGCTGATTGCGCAACAGGGCGCGGTGCTGTTGCTGGCCAGTCTCAACAACGCCAGGCCCGAGAGCATCGGCGGTCGGCGCCTGCCCTATGCCGCGTTGAATGCGCACATCGACCAGTACGCCGCCTACCCGCTGCAAGTCGCCGATCTCGCTCGCGTGGCCGGTCTCTCCAGCGCCCGTTTGCATGCACGCTTCGTCGCCGAATGCGGGCAGACGCCGATGGATTACATCCGTAGCCGTCGCCTGCACAAGGCCGTCGCGTTGCTGCGAAACTCGCAACTGCCCATTGGCGAGATTGCCTGTCGGGTCGGCTACAGCTCCCAAAGTGCCTTTGCTGCTGCGGTACTGCGCGAGTTCGGCGCATCACCCGGCAAGCTGCGGCGCGAGGCTGGCGACAAATAA
- a CDS encoding septation protein A, which yields MKQFIDFIPLLLFFIVFKIDPRVVDIAGHEVTVGGIYSATAMLIISSLVVYGTLFIKQRKLEKSQWLTLVACLVFGSLTLAFHSETFLKWKAPVVNWLFALGFIGSHFIGDRLLIKRIMGHALTLPDPVWTRLNIAWIVFFLFCGAANLFVAFTFQSYWVDFKVFGSLGMTLIFLVGQGIYLSRHLHDADTTSPKTED from the coding sequence GTGAAACAATTCATCGATTTCATCCCGCTCCTGCTGTTTTTCATCGTCTTCAAAATCGATCCACGGGTCGTCGACATTGCCGGCCACGAGGTAACTGTAGGCGGTATTTACAGCGCCACCGCGATGCTGATCATCAGTTCGCTGGTGGTCTACGGCACGCTGTTCATCAAACAGCGCAAGCTGGAGAAGAGCCAGTGGCTGACCCTCGTCGCCTGCCTGGTCTTCGGCAGCCTGACCCTGGCCTTCCACAGCGAGACGTTCCTGAAATGGAAAGCCCCGGTGGTCAACTGGCTGTTCGCCCTGGGTTTCATCGGCAGCCACTTCATCGGTGACCGCCTGCTGATCAAGCGCATCATGGGCCACGCGCTGACCCTGCCGGACCCGGTCTGGACGCGCCTGAACATCGCCTGGATCGTGTTTTTCCTGTTTTGCGGTGCCGCCAACCTGTTCGTCGCGTTCACCTTCCAGAGCTACTGGGTCGACTTCAAGGTCTTCGGCAGCCTGGGCATGACACTGATTTTCCTGGTCGGCCAGGGCATCTACCTATCCCGCCACCTGCACGATGCCGATACCACATCGCCAAAAACCGAGGACTGA
- a CDS encoding YciI family protein, with translation MLYAIIATDVANSLEARLAARPAHLERLQVLKGEGRIVLAGPHPAVDSNDPGAAGFTGSLIVAEFDSLSAAQAWADADPYIAAGVYANVSVKPFKQVLP, from the coding sequence ATGCTTTACGCAATCATTGCCACAGACGTCGCCAACTCCCTGGAAGCCCGCCTGGCCGCACGCCCGGCACACCTTGAGCGCCTGCAAGTGCTCAAAGGCGAAGGTCGCATCGTATTGGCCGGCCCGCACCCGGCGGTCGACAGCAATGATCCGGGCGCAGCGGGTTTCACCGGCAGCCTGATCGTCGCCGAATTCGACTCCCTGAGCGCCGCCCAGGCCTGGGCCGACGCCGATCCGTACATCGCGGCCGGCGTCTACGCCAACGTTTCGGTCAAGCCGTTCAAGCAAGTCCTTCCGTAA
- a CDS encoding AraC family transcriptional regulator translates to MSERTTSASWAMGIVKALEMDGLDCRVLFKQLGLDYAALDDPDARFPQDSMTRLWQRAVELSGNPAIGLNMGKVVRPAQFHVAGYALMSSQTLAEGFQRLVRFQRIIAESADLSFRLLDEGYALILTVHGDHLPPTRQSAEASLACALALCGWLTGRTLHPRKVLVQGDQPLNLEPYKQAFHAPLVFNAPYDALIFERADMEAPLPTANEAMALLHDRFAGEYLARFSESRVTHKARQVLCRLLPQGEPKRDTVAQTLHLSQRTLQRRLQEEGTSFQTLLDDTRRELAEQYLAQPTMTLLEIAYLLGFADPSNFFRAFRRWFDTTPGEYRARLLQMPAAVNDAKMPEYTAQTR, encoded by the coding sequence ATGAGCGAACGAACGACTTCTGCAAGCTGGGCGATGGGGATTGTCAAAGCACTGGAAATGGACGGCCTGGATTGCCGGGTTCTGTTCAAACAGCTGGGGCTCGACTACGCGGCACTGGATGATCCGGATGCACGCTTCCCGCAAGATTCCATGACACGACTGTGGCAGCGCGCGGTCGAGCTGTCCGGCAACCCGGCGATTGGCCTGAACATGGGCAAAGTGGTGCGGCCTGCGCAATTTCACGTCGCGGGCTACGCCTTGATGTCCAGCCAGACCCTGGCCGAGGGCTTTCAGCGTTTGGTGCGATTTCAACGCATCATTGCCGAAAGTGCCGACCTGAGTTTTCGCCTGCTGGATGAAGGCTACGCATTGATCCTGACGGTGCACGGCGATCACTTGCCGCCGACCCGGCAAAGCGCCGAGGCCTCGCTGGCCTGCGCCCTGGCATTGTGTGGCTGGCTGACCGGGCGCACGCTGCATCCGCGCAAGGTGCTGGTGCAGGGCGATCAACCGCTCAATCTCGAACCCTACAAGCAAGCCTTCCATGCGCCGCTGGTGTTCAACGCGCCGTACGATGCGTTGATTTTCGAACGTGCCGACATGGAAGCCCCGTTGCCGACCGCCAACGAAGCCATGGCGCTACTGCATGACCGGTTTGCCGGTGAATACCTGGCGCGGTTTTCCGAGAGCCGCGTGACCCACAAGGCGCGGCAGGTGTTATGCCGCTTGTTGCCTCAAGGCGAACCGAAGCGCGATACGGTGGCGCAGACGCTGCACCTGTCGCAACGCACCTTGCAGCGACGGTTGCAGGAAGAGGGCACGAGTTTCCAGACGTTGCTCGATGACACCCGGCGCGAGCTGGCCGAGCAGTATCTGGCGCAACCGACCATGACCCTGCTGGAAATTGCCTACCTGCTGGGTTTTGCCGATCCGAGCAATTTTTTCCGCGCTTTCCGTCGCTGGTTCGACACCACGCCCGGCGAGTACCGGGCGCGGTTGCTGCAAATGCCTGCGGCGGTCAATGACGCCAAAATGCCGGAATACACAGCACAAACACGGTAA
- a CDS encoding NAD(P)H nitroreductase — MQALDVLLNRVSVPRLIEPAPSQAQREVLFAAAMRAPDHGHLQPWRFLTVEGEAREQMGELLAEAAKQQDSEVTEAAIDKARNGPLRAPLVVVVIAKVQDHAKYPKSEQLLAAGCAAHGILLAAYAQGIGAVWRTGDLAYSPHVAKGLGLAEGEEVIAFLYLGTPQKEPRVAEKVDLAEFVSAWPGKA; from the coding sequence ATGCAGGCTCTCGACGTTTTGCTCAACCGTGTTTCCGTCCCGCGCCTGATTGAGCCGGCACCGTCCCAGGCACAGCGCGAAGTGCTGTTTGCCGCCGCCATGCGCGCACCGGATCACGGTCATTTGCAGCCTTGGCGGTTCCTCACCGTCGAAGGCGAGGCGCGTGAGCAAATGGGCGAGTTGCTGGCCGAGGCGGCGAAGCAGCAGGACAGCGAAGTCACCGAAGCGGCCATCGACAAGGCGCGTAACGGACCGCTGCGGGCGCCGTTGGTGGTGGTCGTGATCGCTAAGGTGCAGGACCACGCCAAGTATCCGAAGTCCGAGCAATTGCTGGCGGCAGGTTGCGCGGCCCACGGGATTTTGCTGGCGGCCTATGCGCAAGGGATTGGCGCGGTATGGCGCACCGGGGATCTGGCTTATTCGCCGCACGTGGCCAAGGGGCTGGGGTTGGCAGAAGGTGAGGAGGTGATTGCCTTCCTGTACCTCGGCACACCACAGAAGGAACCGCGAGTGGCGGAGAAAGTCGATCTGGCCGAATTCGTCAGCGCCTGGCCCGGTAAGGCCTGA
- a CDS encoding translation initiation factor 2 encodes MRKGPLCLMLVTLSIVAPAHGEESAEGVGSTPLSLSAGSQINELQQRLKESERQREELNKQLQTADGERESAQLTRLRQENQRLKLQLKETQAGSSIPRLLTDQQQWFVIGAGVALTALLCGIFASGASRKRRQWLN; translated from the coding sequence ATGCGCAAAGGTCCTTTGTGTCTGATGTTGGTCACGCTGTCGATCGTGGCCCCCGCCCACGGTGAAGAAAGCGCCGAGGGTGTCGGGTCGACGCCTTTGTCCTTGAGTGCCGGCAGCCAGATCAACGAATTGCAGCAACGCTTGAAGGAAAGCGAGCGGCAACGAGAAGAACTGAACAAACAATTGCAGACTGCCGATGGCGAACGCGAGAGCGCCCAACTGACCCGGTTGCGCCAGGAGAACCAGCGTTTGAAGCTGCAACTCAAGGAAACCCAGGCCGGCAGTTCGATCCCGCGCTTGCTGACCGATCAGCAACAGTGGTTCGTCATTGGCGCCGGAGTTGCGCTAACGGCCCTGCTCTGCGGTATCTTCGCCAGTGGTGCAAGTCGAAAACGTCGACAATGGCTAAATTGA
- a CDS encoding PHP domain-containing protein — MNVDLHCHSTASDGALAPAVLVARAFEKGVRVLALTDHDTLEGIAEAREAAIALGMQLVNGVELSCTWGGATIHVLGYGFDVNAAPLVEAIAKLHDGRWLRSEEISRKLALKGMPGALEGAREIQQELGDSGNAPARPHFADWMVREGFVKDRAEAFRKWLGAGKLGDVKQHWPTLEDTVETLRAAKAWVSLAHPWHYEFTRSKRRRLIADYIQAGGHAIEVVNGYQPADQVGSLAILAREFGLLVSAGSDFHGPGGWSEIGEYRPLPEDLPPLWCRFKHDTVIAAV, encoded by the coding sequence GTGAATGTTGATTTGCACTGCCATAGCACGGCCTCCGATGGCGCCCTGGCGCCTGCGGTTCTGGTTGCGCGTGCGTTCGAGAAAGGCGTGCGAGTCCTGGCCTTGACCGATCACGACACCCTCGAAGGCATCGCTGAAGCCCGGGAAGCGGCGATTGCGCTGGGGATGCAACTGGTCAACGGCGTCGAATTGTCCTGTACCTGGGGCGGCGCGACCATTCATGTGTTGGGCTACGGTTTCGACGTCAATGCCGCACCGTTGGTCGAAGCGATTGCGAAATTGCACGATGGCCGCTGGCTGCGGTCCGAAGAAATAAGTCGCAAATTGGCGTTGAAGGGCATGCCCGGCGCGCTGGAAGGCGCGCGCGAGATCCAGCAGGAACTGGGCGACAGCGGCAACGCACCTGCCCGCCCGCATTTCGCTGACTGGATGGTGCGTGAAGGTTTCGTCAAGGATCGCGCCGAAGCATTTCGCAAATGGCTGGGCGCCGGTAAGCTCGGGGACGTCAAGCAGCACTGGCCGACCCTGGAAGACACGGTCGAAACCCTGCGCGCAGCCAAGGCCTGGGTCAGTCTGGCCCATCCTTGGCATTACGAATTTACTCGCAGCAAGCGTCGCCGCCTGATTGCCGACTATATTCAAGCGGGGGGCCACGCGATCGAAGTGGTCAATGGTTATCAGCCTGCCGATCAAGTGGGCAGCCTGGCCATTTTGGCCCGCGAGTTCGGTCTGCTGGTCAGCGCCGGCAGTGATTTCCATGGCCCAGGCGGGTGGTCGGAAATCGGTGAGTACCGCCCGCTCCCGGAGGATCTGCCACCCCTGTGGTGTCGGTTCAAACATGACACAGTTATTGCCGCCGTCTGA